In Dermacentor variabilis isolate Ectoservices chromosome 10, ASM5094787v1, whole genome shotgun sequence, the genomic window tttttCATGCAGAGCTCTTAACttgtaaacttagtgcttctatgtctttcgaactttcgaatttttcaaaacctttttaacaaaattcaggccttaattcgaaattcggcttccaacagtcactagaaattaactttctctctcgaatccaacaaatttcattgaaataggTTCaagggttacctcagaaaagcatTTGTGCGTTTTACCTGTATTTGAACGggcagcgtcggagttgggtccaagctaaagcttccagGCCACGTAGCAAATTTTTCTTATACGCCGGAAGTTGTCACCTGCCCTCTAAGCTGTGTTGTACGGCAAAAATTTTTCACATTGGTTCGTTAATAGCAGAGATACAAATATCtgaagtgccgcgaacccatgatttcaggaggcaatgagcgccgccgccgccgccaacatAGGCACTCTCTCCACTTTCCCCGTCTaacctacgcaagcgaaattccttcactgcgtttgcttgtggcgcacttccggtgacggtcgCGCTAGTCCCGTTTcgcgcagtgcacgattttgcgtgCTATGCACGAGAACATCTcgttagcggtataagtcagtgccacaatcgCGAGCACTCAGGCAGACGCGAGAGGATGAATGAGCATGATGGAGGCGCTGAAACACCATACAAAATGGCATAGTTCAAGCAGACGGCAAAATGGCATAGAACAAGCacacgaaacggaagtacatcttgCTGCGGTAtatacgaagtaaaacaaaaaacacgcagacgttctgtttgcatgttttattatttctctaaattttTATTCGTCTAAAGCAACAGATTGAACGAGTGACTGATGTCGCCTCGGATAATTCTAGAAGTCCCGTGTTActgcgagtgacgtcacagcactgccaagtacgtaggcgcacttgtgagACTGACGCCGACTAACCGGCGGGGAGCACGGCGCCCGCGATGAGAAGGGCacacggcgttcggtttgaaattggTAACTCTTTCCGCGGCACATAGGGATGTAATACTATGGCGTTCTAGCTCACTATAGTAATACTTAGCAGGCGCGATCGTTAacgtgcattgtatgcactggtCTTgtgagctcaaaatggccagacctggtgcgGGGCCCTTTAAGTGACGAAGCACAATACACATTAATAGAAGTACTTAAGGATCAAACCACGAGATACGGGGATACAAAGACAAGCATTTCGAAGACAAAGCGCGAGACAAAAAAAGATGCAGGGATAACTACTTAAATGAGCAAGCACCAGATATGCAGATGCAACGACTTGCGCCGAATAATGAATGTCTCTGTGTCTCTGGGGCCGGTGTTTCAGCAATGGTATTTATCTGCGTCCCTTGTCCACAAGTCCCCTTCGAAGCTTGATCAGTTCAGGGGAGCGaccttataacggttcggaaggcGAACCGCTCGCTTGGCTTGGCGTGATTGGACAGAACTGCGTTTTCGTCAGCGAAAACGCCATTCTGACCAATCATGCGAGGCCGAGCGAACGGTTCGCTTTCCTAACCGTTACAAGATCGCGCCCAGGCTCCCaccttcctgtgtacctctgtcaCGGATACAAGGACCACGGTAGTGATTCAGGGGCAACGCGCGAGACACAGGCACCTCTATTCTACGTTTCCTACTCTACGTTTCGGTGCGCATATACTCCATCAAAACGCGTACCAGCTATCCCTGTTTGTGCTGCCCAGCACCATGCATGCAGACAGATGAATGAATTATTCCATCCAATTTACAAGTGGTCGTTCCGACGCCACGCGGTTCCTACACGCATTAAAAGGATCCTGCTCTCCCAACGTAGAGCGCAGACGGCCGCTgggtgctgatgatgatagtgacaaatactgatgatgatggtgatcacAGAGTCGACAGCGGTTTAACTGTGTGATAAAAGCGCGTGGCGACACGCCCAAACAGAACGACCGCCTGTGATAATTTAGTTGCAGATCGTTTCAGCAAAGCCATACAGTTTCTTTCGACACTGCCTATATGGTTCCCGTCCTTTTAGAGTACTTTTCGCCTTGCCATCCTCGTAGATggcgccctctcacgttctcttAGGTCTATTTAGTTCTTGGCAAGCAAAATGACTGCGTTATACTACACGGGATGATACAGAAACCTGGCACTGCTGTACATCTCCGATTGGGCGTTACAGATCTTTAACTGACCGTCCGTCAAGTCTTGCGCCGTACAGAAAAATGCAGCTGGTAAGGAGTTTGCGCCACGTGGCTATATGGCAGCGAGCGCGTACTCTGAAAATGCGGCAACGCGAGAAGTTTCGTACGTAAGCAGATGGTTACTATACATTACCTGACAATAAGGAGACGTGGAAGTTCTAAAACTCCACTATCTGCAAGCATCGTGCTGGTGTATTCCGATTAAATCATCGCAACGCGATTACCACCGCTAAAACCACCATTGGAGCGCTGTCATAGACGAGAAATCCGGGTCTGTGACCCGAGGTGATATCATCTTCGATTTGCCCCGCGCTGTTCTTCATGTTGGCTAGTTGTGCTAGTTGCTTGTGTTGGCTGGTTGGCTTGGTGTGAAGTTTAGTGCTAACTCCACATTCTACGGCCACACTACCAAGTGCAGCGTGGGCAGAATCGAAAGTGGTCACCTCTGGTGACAGAAGTTTCATCGCGAATGATTACCGGCGTCGCCACAGTGACGATACGGTCCGCAAAAACAGCCACACGAATTCAGTAAGGTGTTAATTGACCTGCACGAGTTGGAATTGCGAATAATATGTGGTAGCCATCAGCGGATGGAACATAGAGAACTCTGTCCTAGTCGTTTTCTGTCTTCCGTACTTATATGCTGCGCTGATGCCTACCATGAATCCACGTGAAACGTCCAAATGCTTGGGGTACCGCAGGTCCCGGAAGTCGGCCAAGCTGCTGCTGGCGCAGCAGGCGCTCAACCGCCTGCGACACTGGACGTccggccaccaccaccaccaccacgcgaTGGCCGCGGATCCCAACGGAGGATCCCCGGTCAGGCAAGACCTCATGGACGACGCCAAGTCGGCCGAGGAGGCCAAGACGCTCCTGCGCAGGCCCCGCGCAGAAGACTGTCCAGAGGTGCGCGCGCGAACATGCATAGCGTCGAGTTGAAAAATAAGGTATCCATGTCGCCATTAGAGCTTCCTACAGAAATCACCAGAGGGAACAGCGGCGCCATAGTGTGTACTGCAAGTACGGTGGTTCCGACAGCATGGGAATTGTGGTTCTAGCACACGGATTTGAGTGAACTTAATCCTTCTTTTTCTGGCTCTAAACGGCATTGTGACTCCGAAAATGTATCATTTTCAACATTATATCGCCATATCTAAGTGCAACAATTTGTAATGATTCAGCGTATGCTCAACATTACTGCTCTCTGCGTTCTGAAAAAAAATGGTACTGGCTCAAAATTTATACTAATATATGCATTCGAACAAATTGTGACACCAGGGCCGATATACGGAAacgattcctttcgctcgatACGCGAAAGCGACATTTAGCGACGCCGTACGCCAGACAAGTGCTGCTGCGCAGGAGGAACAGCgcctaccaggcgtctcacaacgctggcgcgaCGAGGAACGCGTTACTGGCGTGACCAGAGATGGGACCTGAATTCGTGTACTAGTAAAAAGACTAGCAGGGAAATCACGTAACTATCTTGAAAATATGCAAGCGCTAATTTCATGCCGCCGAGCGCGCGGAAAGCAGAGGTACATAGAGTAGGGCGGTAATTGTGGGGCCAAGTGGGTGATAGAGGGCCGCTCTGACAAGAGCGCCGCTATAAGAGCTACCACGTATACCAAACAATGCCGTAAAAAGTCCGGCCACCATGTAACGCCTCTTTCCCGAGAATCAGCGCGCATATGGGtcccgaaaaaaaagaagggaggccTCTTGATGAGGTTGGCTTGCCGAGGCTGGCTGGCTGACGTCATTCTCGCTCCAACAGCCTTACTTGGTTCCTCCTCGATTGCCCATAATTCGCATGCTGGCCGAACAAACATCCCGAAAATATCatcgccagatttccctctagtaagACTTATGTATAActgtagggaaaaaaaaacatgttctcCGAGAGCCGCACGCCACCGGATCTCGTAGGTCATGGAAGAGGCTGTAAATAGTGGGctcgacgcaaaaaaaaaaaaaaaagggggcgaaatgaaaaagaaaatggtctCGCACATTGTCGCGTATACGGCAGGCCTACTCGGAGGACATGTCCACGGTCGCCAGCGGGGGCGTCGGCTGCGTCGCAGGCGCCAAGACGTCATCGTCGGCCGGCGACCTGCTGCTCGGGCTGGGTCCGACGCACTGCAAGGGCATCTCGCGCAGGGTCCAGTCCAGCACCGCCGTGGCGGTCAAGACGCAGGATGCTGGATACGCGAGGCGAGTGCGCCGGCGAATTGTCCGGCTCGAGCGCACGTGCTTGAGAACAAAGTGCTTGCCCATATTTGGtctcacaagagagagagagagagagagagagagagattaaactTTATTCGAGA contains:
- the LOC142559816 gene encoding uncharacterized protein LOC142559816 — its product is MNPRETSKCLGYRRSRKSAKLLLAQQALNRLRHWTSGHHHHHHAMAADPNGGSPVRQDLMDDAKSAEEAKTLLRRPRAEDCPEAYSEDMSTVASGGVGCVAGAKTSSSAGDLLLGLGPTHCKGISRRVQSSTAVAVKTQDAGYARASGDFCCPATAGGVFAPEGRAVSAASSEEAWSTTTTSKKGGHYFASSQRSIDGFFKRLVRKK